A region from the Populus trichocarpa isolate Nisqually-1 chromosome 18, P.trichocarpa_v4.1, whole genome shotgun sequence genome encodes:
- the LOC18107676 gene encoding receptor-like serine/threonine-protein kinase ALE2 isoform X3, producing the protein MGLVMVPPILQLLGKLSAIGFFFAVQGSTADNISLIPTIFSDIPPIEGTPGPQLQPFRSSVPASESLSTGSNLHPPLALPPLTSAPVPQTITGHVPSYSPSPLIVTKPHNRAPPPLISQGHVPSLSPSFSVTSPTYNTAPPPTLNQGHEPPKPPNAHRREAAVRQTPVSASSAPAAAPSRQSPENSPVSQSNAPEASSLSTHKKDVSFSGAPVPNSVSPAASPSRTSKENQPAAPPIAPATMPSAVPVVSPMGAMPQNSSATHPVMPGEPPAILSGPNVPHPSAPTPSIDDKKDEIPVSAPPNETPTPLSPMSHFPAKGSFSGIAPSTHNAMRHSNDSPISPSSLPKTPLAKQHHSSAPSPSIPFHKQNHESSRISDSAPASSNPTFPPSSKQQGPVMPPSFLPTSRHKQYAFSPLGTPDSSNNASHYRYPKPVIIVSPTPSPTQTAASGWTKTLSPKASPSGFSSRTPKMPPLPPLHTLPPPPPNEDCSTTVCTEPYTNTPPGSPCRCVLPMQVGLGVSVALYTFFPLVSELAQEIAAGVFMKQGQVRIIGANAPSQQLEKTIVLIDLVPLGERFDNSTALLTYLRFWKKQVVINPSFFGDYEVLYVRYLGLPPPPPMAPFGIAIIDDGPYSGNDNNARMIKPLGVDVHKRKRKDGLAGGIIAIIAVSGFVALVLFSAVALALLFKHRDHASQPASVLQPLPPSVVKPSGIAGSLIGSGLSSASLSFASSIPAYTGSAKTFSKSDIERATSSFDASRILGEGGFGLVYSGVLEDGTKVAVKVLKRNDQQGGREFLAEVEMLSRLHHRNLVKLIGICTEECSRSLVYELIANGSVESHLHGVDKESALNWDARIKIALGAARGLAYLHEDSSPRVIHRDFKSSNILLEHDFTPKVSDFGLARTALDEENRHISTQVMGTFGYVAPEYAMTGHLLVKSDVYSYGVVLLELLTGRKPVDMSQPPGQENLVAWARPFLTTKEGLEVIIDPTLATDVPFDSVAKVAAIASMCVQPEVSHRPFMSEVVQALKLVSNECDEAKELDSRSSSQDLSIYMDAEVSAVSGQLRDSLRSQALVHNYDSEPDIERGLVDSYFFSTSDGCGRQGSGSLRRCSSGPLKTGRGRELFQRMRLTGESVSERGTIFKMWPGSH; encoded by the exons ATGGGGCTGGTGATGGTGCCACCCATTCTTCAGCTGCTGGGGAAACTCTCTGCCATTGGCTTTTTTTTCGCAGTTCAAGGATCTACTG CTGACAATATATCCCTAATTCCAACAATTTTTTCTGACATTCCTCCAATAGAAGGAACGCCTGGTCCCCAACTCCAGCCATTCAGAAGCAGTGTGCCAGCCTCAGAGTCTCTGTCAACTG GGTCAAACTTGCACCCTCCACTTGCATTGCCACCACTCACCTCTGCCCCAGTGCCCCAAACAATCACAGGGCATGTACCATCATATTCTCCTAGTCCTCTGATAGTAACAAAACCACATAATAGAGCTCCTCCTCCCTTGATTTCTCAAGGACATGTACCATCCTTGTCACCAAGTTTTTCAGTTACATCTCCAACGTATAATACAGCTCCTCCACCCACACTTAATCAAGGGCATGAGCCACCTAAGCCACCAAATGCTCATCGAAGAGAGGCAGCAGTTAGACAGACTCCTGTCTCTGCGTCAAGTGCGCCAG CTGCAGCACCTTCGAGACAGTCACCAGAAAATTCACCAGTCAGCCAATCAAATGCACCTGAAGCTTCATCACTAAGTACTCATAAAAAAGATGTATCCTTCAGTGGGGCTCCTGTCCCAAATTCAGTTTCTCCAG CTGCATCTCCATCAAGGacttcaaaagaaaatcaaCCAGCAGCCCCCCCTATTGCACCAGCAACGATGCCATCTG CAGTTCCGGTTGTATCACCAATGGGAGCCATGCCACAAAATTCATCAGCAACCCACCCAGTCATGCCTGGAGAACCCCCTGCTATATTATCAG GTCCAAATGTCCCCCATCCATCTGCTCCTACCCCAAGCATTGATGATAAGAAAGATGAAATTCCAGTTTCTGCACCGCCAAATGAAACACCCACACCTTTATCTCCCATGAGCCATTTTCCAGCTAAAG gttctTTTTCTGGTATAGCTCCTTCCACGCACAATGCCATGAGGCACTCTAATGACTCTCCCATTTCTCCTTCATCATTGCCGAAAACTCCTCTGGCTAAACAGCATCACTCTTCTGCGCCTTCACCTTCTATCCCATTTCATAAACAGAACCATGAAAGCAGCAGAATCAGTGACTCTGCTCCTGCATCCTCAAATCCAACATTTCCGCCATCTTCAAAACAGCAAG GTCCAGTCATGCCTCCATCATTTCTTCCAACAAGCAGGCATAAACAATATGCTTTCTCACCCCTTGGTACTCCAG ATTCTTCAAATAATGCATCACACTACCGCTATCCTAAACCAGTGATCATTGTCTCACCCACTCCTTCACCCACTCAAACTGCAGCATCTGGATGGACAAAAA CTCTTTCCCCTAAAGCTTCTCCTTCTGGGTTTTCTTCAAGAACTCCCAAGATGCCCCCCCTGCCACCACTCCACACATTGCCACCTCCACCTCCTAATGAAG ATTGTTCAACGACTGTGTGCACAGAGCCATACACAAATACTCCTCCTGGGTCACCATGTCGCTGTGTCTTGCCCATGCAAGTAGGACTGGGCGTTAGTGTTGCACTGTATACCTTTTTCCCTTTAGTTTCAGAGCTTGCTCAGGAAATTGCTGCTGGCGTTTTTATGAAACAAGGTCAAGTTCGCATTATAGGGGCCAATGCCCCCAGCCAGCAGCTAGAGAAGACAATCGTCCTTATTGACTTGGTTCCCCTTGGAGAAAGATTTGACAATTCAACTGCCCTTTTGACTTATCTaagattttggaaaaaacaagtTGTTATAAACCCTTCTTTTTTTGGTGACTATGAAGTATTATATGTGCGTTATCTAG GTttacctccacctccacctatGGCACCTTTTGGAATTGCAATAATCGATGATGGGCCATATTCTGGCAATGACAACAACGCAAGGATGATAAAGCCCCTAGGGGTTGATGTCCATAAAAGGAAGCGTAAAGATGGGCTTGCTGGTGGCATCATTGCTATTATTGCTGTGTCTGGTTTTGTAGCACTAGTTTTATTCTCTGCTGTTGCTTTGGCATTGCTGTTTAAACATAGAGATCATGCTAGTCAACCGGCATCAGTCCTGCAGCCATTGCCACCTTCAGTTGTGAAACCATCAG GTATTGCTGGGTCATTGATTGGAAGTGGTCTTAGTTCTGCCTCATTGTCCTTTGCATCTAGTATTCCAGCGTACACAGGATCTGCTAAGACCTTCAGCAAAAGTGACATAGAGCGGGCCACTAGTAGCTTTGATGCTTCAAGAATACTCGGGGAGGGTGGCTTTGGGCTTGTTTACAGTGGTGTTTTAGAAGACGGGACCAAAGTTGCTGTAAAAGTTCTAAAGAGAAATGATCAGCAAGGTGGTCGAGAATTCTTGGCAGAAGTTGAGATGCTTAGCCGCCTTCATCACAGAAATTTAGTCAAGTTGATTGGAATATGCACAGAGGAATGTTCACGCAGCTTGGTCTACGAGCTCATAGCAAATGGCAGTGTCGAATCTCATCTACATG GGGTTGATAAAGAATCTGCTCTTAATTGGGATGCTCGGATCAAGATAGCACTTGGTGCAGCTCGAGGTCTAGCTTATCTACATGAGGATTCAAGCCCTCGTGTGATACACAGGGACTTCAAGTCAAGCAACATTTTGTTGGAACATGATTTCACACCAAAAGTCTCAGACTTTGGTTTGGCTAGGACTGCCTTGGATGAGGAAAATAGGCACATATCAACGCAGGTCATGGGAACTTTTGG GTATGTCGCTCCAGAGTATGCAATGACTGGCCATCTTCTTGTGAAGAGTGATGTTTACAGTTATGGTGTAGTCCTTCTTGAGCTCCTAACAGGACGAAAACCAGTGGATATGTCCCAGCCACCTGGTCAAGAGAATCTAGTTGCATGGGCTCGTCCATTTCTAACAACTAAAGAAGGGCTTGAAGTAATTATAGATCCGACTCTAGCAACTGATGTACCTTTTGATAGTGTGGCCAAAGTAGCAGCTATTGCATCAATGTGTGTTCAACCAGAGGTATCACACCGTCCTTTTATGAGTGAGGTTGTTCAGGCCTTAAAACTAGTATCTAATGAGTGTGATGAGGCAAAGGAACTGGATTCCAGGAGTTCCAGCCAAGATTTATCTATTTACATGGATGCTGAGGTCAGTGCAGTCTCAGGACAGCTTCGGGATTCTTTACGAAGTCAGGCCCTAGTACATAATTATGATTCCGAGCCAGATATAGAAAGGGGACTCGtggattcatattttttcagtACATCAGACGGGTGTGGGAGGCAGGGCTCTGGATCATTGAGGAGATGCTCGTCAGGTCCATTGAAAACAGGAAGGGGCAGAGAGTTGTTTCAGAGAATGAGATTGACAGGGGAAAGTGTGAGTGAACGTGGAACCATCTTCAAAATGTGGCCAGGTTCACATTAA
- the LOC18107676 gene encoding receptor-like serine/threonine-protein kinase ALE2 isoform X9, with amino-acid sequence MGLVMVPPILQLLGKLSAIGFFFAVQGSTADNISLIPTIFSDIPPIEGTPGPQLQPFRSSVPASESLSTGSNLHPPLALPPLTSAPVPQTITGHVPSYSPSPLIVTKPHNRAPPPLISQGHVPSLSPSFSVTSPTYNTAPPPTLNQGHEPPKPPNAHRREAAVRQTPVSASSAPAAAPSRQSPENSPVSQSNAPEASSLSTHKKDVSFSGAPVPNSVSPAASPSRTSKENQPAAPPIAPATMPSAVPVVSPMGAMPQNSSATHPVMPGEPPAILSGPNVPHPSAPTPSIDDKKDEIPVSAPPNETPTPLSPMSHFPAKGPVMPPSFLPTSRHKQYAFSPLGTPDSSNNASHYRYPKPVIIVSPTPSPTQTAASGWTKMPALSPKASPSGFSSRTPKMPPLPPLHTLPPPPPNEDCSTTVCTEPYTNTPPGSPCRCVLPMQVGLGVSVALYTFFPLVSELAQEIAAGVFMKQGQVRIIGANAPSQQLEKTIVLIDLVPLGERFDNSTALLTYLRFWKKQVVINPSFFGDYEVLYVRYLGLPPPPPMAPFGIAIIDDGPYSGNDNNARMIKPLGVDVHKRKRKDGLAGGIIAIIAVSGFVALVLFSAVALALLFKHRDHASQPASVLQPLPPSVVKPSGIAGSLIGSGLSSASLSFASSIPAYTGSAKTFSKSDIERATSSFDASRILGEGGFGLVYSGVLEDGTKVAVKVLKRNDQQGGREFLAEVEMLSRLHHRNLVKLIGICTEECSRSLVYELIANGSVESHLHGVDKESALNWDARIKIALGAARGLAYLHEDSSPRVIHRDFKSSNILLEHDFTPKVSDFGLARTALDEENRHISTQVMGTFGYVAPEYAMTGHLLVKSDVYSYGVVLLELLTGRKPVDMSQPPGQENLVAWARPFLTTKEGLEVIIDPTLATDVPFDSVAKVAAIASMCVQPEVSHRPFMSEVVQALKLVSNECDEAKELDSRSSSQDLSIYMDAEVSAVSGQLRDSLRSQALVHNYDSEPDIERGLVDSYFFSTSDGCGRQGSGSLRRCSSGPLKTGRGRELFQRMRLTGESVSERGTIFKMWPGSH; translated from the exons ATGGGGCTGGTGATGGTGCCACCCATTCTTCAGCTGCTGGGGAAACTCTCTGCCATTGGCTTTTTTTTCGCAGTTCAAGGATCTACTG CTGACAATATATCCCTAATTCCAACAATTTTTTCTGACATTCCTCCAATAGAAGGAACGCCTGGTCCCCAACTCCAGCCATTCAGAAGCAGTGTGCCAGCCTCAGAGTCTCTGTCAACTG GGTCAAACTTGCACCCTCCACTTGCATTGCCACCACTCACCTCTGCCCCAGTGCCCCAAACAATCACAGGGCATGTACCATCATATTCTCCTAGTCCTCTGATAGTAACAAAACCACATAATAGAGCTCCTCCTCCCTTGATTTCTCAAGGACATGTACCATCCTTGTCACCAAGTTTTTCAGTTACATCTCCAACGTATAATACAGCTCCTCCACCCACACTTAATCAAGGGCATGAGCCACCTAAGCCACCAAATGCTCATCGAAGAGAGGCAGCAGTTAGACAGACTCCTGTCTCTGCGTCAAGTGCGCCAG CTGCAGCACCTTCGAGACAGTCACCAGAAAATTCACCAGTCAGCCAATCAAATGCACCTGAAGCTTCATCACTAAGTACTCATAAAAAAGATGTATCCTTCAGTGGGGCTCCTGTCCCAAATTCAGTTTCTCCAG CTGCATCTCCATCAAGGacttcaaaagaaaatcaaCCAGCAGCCCCCCCTATTGCACCAGCAACGATGCCATCTG CAGTTCCGGTTGTATCACCAATGGGAGCCATGCCACAAAATTCATCAGCAACCCACCCAGTCATGCCTGGAGAACCCCCTGCTATATTATCAG GTCCAAATGTCCCCCATCCATCTGCTCCTACCCCAAGCATTGATGATAAGAAAGATGAAATTCCAGTTTCTGCACCGCCAAATGAAACACCCACACCTTTATCTCCCATGAGCCATTTTCCAGCTAAAG GTCCAGTCATGCCTCCATCATTTCTTCCAACAAGCAGGCATAAACAATATGCTTTCTCACCCCTTGGTACTCCAG ATTCTTCAAATAATGCATCACACTACCGCTATCCTAAACCAGTGATCATTGTCTCACCCACTCCTTCACCCACTCAAACTGCAGCATCTGGATGGACAAAAA TGCCAGCTCTTTCCCCTAAAGCTTCTCCTTCTGGGTTTTCTTCAAGAACTCCCAAGATGCCCCCCCTGCCACCACTCCACACATTGCCACCTCCACCTCCTAATGAAG ATTGTTCAACGACTGTGTGCACAGAGCCATACACAAATACTCCTCCTGGGTCACCATGTCGCTGTGTCTTGCCCATGCAAGTAGGACTGGGCGTTAGTGTTGCACTGTATACCTTTTTCCCTTTAGTTTCAGAGCTTGCTCAGGAAATTGCTGCTGGCGTTTTTATGAAACAAGGTCAAGTTCGCATTATAGGGGCCAATGCCCCCAGCCAGCAGCTAGAGAAGACAATCGTCCTTATTGACTTGGTTCCCCTTGGAGAAAGATTTGACAATTCAACTGCCCTTTTGACTTATCTaagattttggaaaaaacaagtTGTTATAAACCCTTCTTTTTTTGGTGACTATGAAGTATTATATGTGCGTTATCTAG GTttacctccacctccacctatGGCACCTTTTGGAATTGCAATAATCGATGATGGGCCATATTCTGGCAATGACAACAACGCAAGGATGATAAAGCCCCTAGGGGTTGATGTCCATAAAAGGAAGCGTAAAGATGGGCTTGCTGGTGGCATCATTGCTATTATTGCTGTGTCTGGTTTTGTAGCACTAGTTTTATTCTCTGCTGTTGCTTTGGCATTGCTGTTTAAACATAGAGATCATGCTAGTCAACCGGCATCAGTCCTGCAGCCATTGCCACCTTCAGTTGTGAAACCATCAG GTATTGCTGGGTCATTGATTGGAAGTGGTCTTAGTTCTGCCTCATTGTCCTTTGCATCTAGTATTCCAGCGTACACAGGATCTGCTAAGACCTTCAGCAAAAGTGACATAGAGCGGGCCACTAGTAGCTTTGATGCTTCAAGAATACTCGGGGAGGGTGGCTTTGGGCTTGTTTACAGTGGTGTTTTAGAAGACGGGACCAAAGTTGCTGTAAAAGTTCTAAAGAGAAATGATCAGCAAGGTGGTCGAGAATTCTTGGCAGAAGTTGAGATGCTTAGCCGCCTTCATCACAGAAATTTAGTCAAGTTGATTGGAATATGCACAGAGGAATGTTCACGCAGCTTGGTCTACGAGCTCATAGCAAATGGCAGTGTCGAATCTCATCTACATG GGGTTGATAAAGAATCTGCTCTTAATTGGGATGCTCGGATCAAGATAGCACTTGGTGCAGCTCGAGGTCTAGCTTATCTACATGAGGATTCAAGCCCTCGTGTGATACACAGGGACTTCAAGTCAAGCAACATTTTGTTGGAACATGATTTCACACCAAAAGTCTCAGACTTTGGTTTGGCTAGGACTGCCTTGGATGAGGAAAATAGGCACATATCAACGCAGGTCATGGGAACTTTTGG GTATGTCGCTCCAGAGTATGCAATGACTGGCCATCTTCTTGTGAAGAGTGATGTTTACAGTTATGGTGTAGTCCTTCTTGAGCTCCTAACAGGACGAAAACCAGTGGATATGTCCCAGCCACCTGGTCAAGAGAATCTAGTTGCATGGGCTCGTCCATTTCTAACAACTAAAGAAGGGCTTGAAGTAATTATAGATCCGACTCTAGCAACTGATGTACCTTTTGATAGTGTGGCCAAAGTAGCAGCTATTGCATCAATGTGTGTTCAACCAGAGGTATCACACCGTCCTTTTATGAGTGAGGTTGTTCAGGCCTTAAAACTAGTATCTAATGAGTGTGATGAGGCAAAGGAACTGGATTCCAGGAGTTCCAGCCAAGATTTATCTATTTACATGGATGCTGAGGTCAGTGCAGTCTCAGGACAGCTTCGGGATTCTTTACGAAGTCAGGCCCTAGTACATAATTATGATTCCGAGCCAGATATAGAAAGGGGACTCGtggattcatattttttcagtACATCAGACGGGTGTGGGAGGCAGGGCTCTGGATCATTGAGGAGATGCTCGTCAGGTCCATTGAAAACAGGAAGGGGCAGAGAGTTGTTTCAGAGAATGAGATTGACAGGGGAAAGTGTGAGTGAACGTGGAACCATCTTCAAAATGTGGCCAGGTTCACATTAA
- the LOC18107676 gene encoding receptor-like serine/threonine-protein kinase ALE2 isoform X6: MGLVMVPPILQLLGKLSAIGFFFAVQGSTAIFSDIPPIEGTPGPQLQPFRSSVPASESLSTGSNLHPPLALPPLTSAPVPQTITGHVPSYSPSPLIVTKPHNRAPPPLISQGHVPSLSPSFSVTSPTYNTAPPPTLNQGHEPPKPPNAHRREAAVRQTPVSASSAPAAAPSRQSPENSPVSQSNAPEASSLSTHKKDVSFSGAPVPNSVSPAASPSRTSKENQPAAPPIAPATMPSAVPVVSPMGAMPQNSSATHPVMPGEPPAILSGPNVPHPSAPTPSIDDKKDEIPVSAPPNETPTPLSPMSHFPAKGSFSGIAPSTHNAMRHSNDSPISPSSLPKTPLAKQHHSSAPSPSIPFHKQNHESSRISDSAPASSNPTFPPSSKQQGPVMPPSFLPTSRHKQYAFSPLGTPDSSNNASHYRYPKPVIIVSPTPSPTQTAASGWTKMPALSPKASPSGFSSRTPKMPPLPPLHTLPPPPPNEDCSTTVCTEPYTNTPPGSPCRCVLPMQVGLGVSVALYTFFPLVSELAQEIAAGVFMKQGQVRIIGANAPSQQLEKTIVLIDLVPLGERFDNSTALLTYLRFWKKQVVINPSFFGDYEVLYVRYLGLPPPPPMAPFGIAIIDDGPYSGNDNNARMIKPLGVDVHKRKRKDGLAGGIIAIIAVSGFVALVLFSAVALALLFKHRDHASQPASVLQPLPPSVVKPSGIAGSLIGSGLSSASLSFASSIPAYTGSAKTFSKSDIERATSSFDASRILGEGGFGLVYSGVLEDGTKVAVKVLKRNDQQGGREFLAEVEMLSRLHHRNLVKLIGICTEECSRSLVYELIANGSVESHLHGVDKESALNWDARIKIALGAARGLAYLHEDSSPRVIHRDFKSSNILLEHDFTPKVSDFGLARTALDEENRHISTQVMGTFGYVAPEYAMTGHLLVKSDVYSYGVVLLELLTGRKPVDMSQPPGQENLVAWARPFLTTKEGLEVIIDPTLATDVPFDSVAKVAAIASMCVQPEVSHRPFMSEVVQALKLVSNECDEAKELDSRSSSQDLSIYMDAEVSAVSGQLRDSLRSQALVHNYDSEPDIERGLVDSYFFSTSDGCGRQGSGSLRRCSSGPLKTGRGRELFQRMRLTGESVSERGTIFKMWPGSH, translated from the exons ATGGGGCTGGTGATGGTGCCACCCATTCTTCAGCTGCTGGGGAAACTCTCTGCCATTGGCTTTTTTTTCGCAGTTCAAGGATCTACTG CAATTTTTTCTGACATTCCTCCAATAGAAGGAACGCCTGGTCCCCAACTCCAGCCATTCAGAAGCAGTGTGCCAGCCTCAGAGTCTCTGTCAACTG GGTCAAACTTGCACCCTCCACTTGCATTGCCACCACTCACCTCTGCCCCAGTGCCCCAAACAATCACAGGGCATGTACCATCATATTCTCCTAGTCCTCTGATAGTAACAAAACCACATAATAGAGCTCCTCCTCCCTTGATTTCTCAAGGACATGTACCATCCTTGTCACCAAGTTTTTCAGTTACATCTCCAACGTATAATACAGCTCCTCCACCCACACTTAATCAAGGGCATGAGCCACCTAAGCCACCAAATGCTCATCGAAGAGAGGCAGCAGTTAGACAGACTCCTGTCTCTGCGTCAAGTGCGCCAG CTGCAGCACCTTCGAGACAGTCACCAGAAAATTCACCAGTCAGCCAATCAAATGCACCTGAAGCTTCATCACTAAGTACTCATAAAAAAGATGTATCCTTCAGTGGGGCTCCTGTCCCAAATTCAGTTTCTCCAG CTGCATCTCCATCAAGGacttcaaaagaaaatcaaCCAGCAGCCCCCCCTATTGCACCAGCAACGATGCCATCTG CAGTTCCGGTTGTATCACCAATGGGAGCCATGCCACAAAATTCATCAGCAACCCACCCAGTCATGCCTGGAGAACCCCCTGCTATATTATCAG GTCCAAATGTCCCCCATCCATCTGCTCCTACCCCAAGCATTGATGATAAGAAAGATGAAATTCCAGTTTCTGCACCGCCAAATGAAACACCCACACCTTTATCTCCCATGAGCCATTTTCCAGCTAAAG gttctTTTTCTGGTATAGCTCCTTCCACGCACAATGCCATGAGGCACTCTAATGACTCTCCCATTTCTCCTTCATCATTGCCGAAAACTCCTCTGGCTAAACAGCATCACTCTTCTGCGCCTTCACCTTCTATCCCATTTCATAAACAGAACCATGAAAGCAGCAGAATCAGTGACTCTGCTCCTGCATCCTCAAATCCAACATTTCCGCCATCTTCAAAACAGCAAG GTCCAGTCATGCCTCCATCATTTCTTCCAACAAGCAGGCATAAACAATATGCTTTCTCACCCCTTGGTACTCCAG ATTCTTCAAATAATGCATCACACTACCGCTATCCTAAACCAGTGATCATTGTCTCACCCACTCCTTCACCCACTCAAACTGCAGCATCTGGATGGACAAAAA TGCCAGCTCTTTCCCCTAAAGCTTCTCCTTCTGGGTTTTCTTCAAGAACTCCCAAGATGCCCCCCCTGCCACCACTCCACACATTGCCACCTCCACCTCCTAATGAAG ATTGTTCAACGACTGTGTGCACAGAGCCATACACAAATACTCCTCCTGGGTCACCATGTCGCTGTGTCTTGCCCATGCAAGTAGGACTGGGCGTTAGTGTTGCACTGTATACCTTTTTCCCTTTAGTTTCAGAGCTTGCTCAGGAAATTGCTGCTGGCGTTTTTATGAAACAAGGTCAAGTTCGCATTATAGGGGCCAATGCCCCCAGCCAGCAGCTAGAGAAGACAATCGTCCTTATTGACTTGGTTCCCCTTGGAGAAAGATTTGACAATTCAACTGCCCTTTTGACTTATCTaagattttggaaaaaacaagtTGTTATAAACCCTTCTTTTTTTGGTGACTATGAAGTATTATATGTGCGTTATCTAG GTttacctccacctccacctatGGCACCTTTTGGAATTGCAATAATCGATGATGGGCCATATTCTGGCAATGACAACAACGCAAGGATGATAAAGCCCCTAGGGGTTGATGTCCATAAAAGGAAGCGTAAAGATGGGCTTGCTGGTGGCATCATTGCTATTATTGCTGTGTCTGGTTTTGTAGCACTAGTTTTATTCTCTGCTGTTGCTTTGGCATTGCTGTTTAAACATAGAGATCATGCTAGTCAACCGGCATCAGTCCTGCAGCCATTGCCACCTTCAGTTGTGAAACCATCAG GTATTGCTGGGTCATTGATTGGAAGTGGTCTTAGTTCTGCCTCATTGTCCTTTGCATCTAGTATTCCAGCGTACACAGGATCTGCTAAGACCTTCAGCAAAAGTGACATAGAGCGGGCCACTAGTAGCTTTGATGCTTCAAGAATACTCGGGGAGGGTGGCTTTGGGCTTGTTTACAGTGGTGTTTTAGAAGACGGGACCAAAGTTGCTGTAAAAGTTCTAAAGAGAAATGATCAGCAAGGTGGTCGAGAATTCTTGGCAGAAGTTGAGATGCTTAGCCGCCTTCATCACAGAAATTTAGTCAAGTTGATTGGAATATGCACAGAGGAATGTTCACGCAGCTTGGTCTACGAGCTCATAGCAAATGGCAGTGTCGAATCTCATCTACATG GGGTTGATAAAGAATCTGCTCTTAATTGGGATGCTCGGATCAAGATAGCACTTGGTGCAGCTCGAGGTCTAGCTTATCTACATGAGGATTCAAGCCCTCGTGTGATACACAGGGACTTCAAGTCAAGCAACATTTTGTTGGAACATGATTTCACACCAAAAGTCTCAGACTTTGGTTTGGCTAGGACTGCCTTGGATGAGGAAAATAGGCACATATCAACGCAGGTCATGGGAACTTTTGG GTATGTCGCTCCAGAGTATGCAATGACTGGCCATCTTCTTGTGAAGAGTGATGTTTACAGTTATGGTGTAGTCCTTCTTGAGCTCCTAACAGGACGAAAACCAGTGGATATGTCCCAGCCACCTGGTCAAGAGAATCTAGTTGCATGGGCTCGTCCATTTCTAACAACTAAAGAAGGGCTTGAAGTAATTATAGATCCGACTCTAGCAACTGATGTACCTTTTGATAGTGTGGCCAAAGTAGCAGCTATTGCATCAATGTGTGTTCAACCAGAGGTATCACACCGTCCTTTTATGAGTGAGGTTGTTCAGGCCTTAAAACTAGTATCTAATGAGTGTGATGAGGCAAAGGAACTGGATTCCAGGAGTTCCAGCCAAGATTTATCTATTTACATGGATGCTGAGGTCAGTGCAGTCTCAGGACAGCTTCGGGATTCTTTACGAAGTCAGGCCCTAGTACATAATTATGATTCCGAGCCAGATATAGAAAGGGGACTCGtggattcatattttttcagtACATCAGACGGGTGTGGGAGGCAGGGCTCTGGATCATTGAGGAGATGCTCGTCAGGTCCATTGAAAACAGGAAGGGGCAGAGAGTTGTTTCAGAGAATGAGATTGACAGGGGAAAGTGTGAGTGAACGTGGAACCATCTTCAAAATGTGGCCAGGTTCACATTAA